The genome window AATGCCCTTTACGACGAGATGACCAAGCCGCGCGACGCACCGCTGGAGGCCGGGCTCGATTCGACCGTCCACAGCCACATGATCGCCTTCGCGGCGGAGGAATCGCGGCTCGCAGGGCGAGTTGTGAATCTGGAGGAGTTCGAACGGACCCACGGCAAGGATGCATGACGTCTCTCTGCCGAAGCCGAACCGGCACCATGAGCAGCGAGCGACTCACCTCGAAACAGCTCGTCCAGCGCGTCCTGCAGGGCCTCGAAACCCCGCGCGTGCCAACCGGGCCGCTGGCGGTGCATTTCTGCGCCGCCCAGGCAGGTTACACGCTCCGGCAATACACAACCGACCCACGGGCCCTGGCCGGCTCGGTCATTCGCTACCACGAGCGATTCCGACCGGACGCCGTCTGGCTTTCCGCCGACACCTGGGTCAGCGCCGAGGCCATGGGCGCACGGGTGGGCGCAGCCAGCGACGACCAACCCTTCGGCGGGATGGGCGAACCACGAATCCGAACAGCGGCTGACCTCGACCGCATCCCGGCGCCGAATGTCGCAGCGCAGGGCCGTTATCCGCTCATGCTCGAGGCCCTGACCCGCATTCGCGACACGCTCGGCGATCGAGTGTTCCTTGTCGCCTGTCTCGATCAGTTTCCCTTTTCGCTTGCCTGCGCGCTCATGGGCCTTGAACGGGTCCTGCTCATGCTGAAGGACGATCCGCGTATGGTCGAGGCCCTGTTGGAACGATGTCTGGAATACGGCTTGGCCTACGGGCGTGCCATCAGCGATGCCGGCGCCGACCTGCTCAGCGGCGGGGATTCGCCGGCCGGGCTGCTGGGACCCAGGCTCTACCGCGAGTTCGCCCTGCCCTACGAGCGGCGGCTGATCGCCAGGCTGAAATCGGCGACCGGAAAACCCGTCTCGCTCCACATCTGCGGCGATGCCACGCCGATCCTGGCCGACATGGCCGCGTCGGGGGCTGACGTGCTGGAGATTGACCATCGGGTAGACCTGGCCAACGCGTGCCGGATCGTGGGTCCCGACATGGCGTTGTGGGGCAATCTCGATCCGGTCGGCGTGCTCTTGCAGGCCAGCGCGGAGCAAGTCCGGCAGGCCGGCCGCCGGGCGGTGGACGCAGTTCGGGCTTGCGGGCATCGGCGCTTCGTGCTGAGTTCGGGCTGCACGCTGGCGCCAGGGACGCCCAGCGAGAACCTCCACGCCATGCTGCATCGGATCGCTTGAGCGACCGCGACGCACGCACAATCAGAGCCGATGAGTGTCCTGTCGGATCTGCGCGTCCGCAGATCGGGCCCGCTCCTGAGCGCATAGTGCGATCGAACGTATCTACTGGACTGCGTCGCGAGGGGAGAGAACCATGGATGCGTCACGAGTCGCACATTGATCGCCCAGGAAATAGACGAAGAAGTCGCTCTTGCCCACTTGCCGCCATCCGGACGGAAACTCCGCCGGCTGGCCCCAGGGGCTCTCCGATGATCTGAATCGCCGGGTAACGATCGCGGAGGCGCCCGCCTTGGCGAAAGCACCGTTGATTCTTGATCGCACGCTGTCACCAGCCAGCCAGTAACTGTCGCGGGGTCGGACCTCGGCGATGATGCGTGCCTGGGCCAGTCGAGCCCAGTAGGAGTACCACGCGATCGACGAGCCCACGTGGGCCACCCGGTCTCCCGGCCGGAGACCCATCGCCTGCAGACCCTGAGCGACGTGCCATTGCGAATGAGCGATCGCACCGCCATCCCCTCTCAGATCACCCAGCGCCGATTTGAACGGAACCACGGACCGCCAGCCCAGGCCGATGCCGAGCACCACCAGAGCCAGCACGCACACCACTCGAACCAGGCTTCTGGGGAGACACGAATCCCTGAGGCTGATTACCACAAACAACCCACCCCACAGCAGCATCACGAACCCGCCCAGATACCGCGTCTCGACCACGACCAGTCCATACATGGCCATGGCCGCCAACGGCGGAGCCAGAATCCACCACTGCCGGATCAGGCTTCTCACCACCGCCAGACCGGTCGAAGACAAAGCCAGCAATACGATGACGCCGAACGTTACCACTCCCATCTGAGCCACGAACATGTCCGCATAGGTCTCAAGCGATGCCTTCAGCGTCGCGATTTGACCGGCCACGTTGACGAAGGGAACGACTCCGCCCCACCAATGCGAGGGATCGTACCATAACGGAAACGAGCCGGGCAGTGGGGTAGCGAACTCGTAGGCCACGAGCCGGCAGTCCCCCGGCCGCGCAGGCGGCCGATCGTAGATCAGACGCGGCGCCTCCGGCACTTCCGACGACGCCGAGTGGCCGTGCCAGAAGTCCCATGAGGGCACGTTGTCCACATAAAGGACGTAGCTGGTTCGGCCGGCATCGCCCCAGGAAAGCCGCCCCTTGGCGCTCGACAAGCCCCAGATCCAGGGCCCGGCGACGAGCACGAGTCCGAGCAGGCCGACCGCGACGCGCGGAAAGACCCGCCGCCGCGGCCGAGCGCAGAACACCGCGGCCACCAAAAACACGACCGCGAGGGGCAGCATGGCCGCCTTGGTCAGGTACCCGAGACCGAGGAGAATGCCCAGAACCAGAAACCGGGCGATGCTGCCCCCGCCGTCGCGAATCCGAACGAGGACGCCGGCGGCCAGGTAGATCCACACGGTCAGACACAGATCGGGTGTCACGCGGTGCATCCCGATCAAGACCAGGGAACACCAGATAAACAAGGTGTAGCCGAGGGTCCACCAGGCCCAATCTGGCAAACCATCGTCCTGGCCGATAGGCTTGGCCGAGCACCTCGCCTGACCGTGGCGCACCAACCCGGCCCAGAAGTAGTGAAATCCACCCATCGAACAGGCCAGGAGCACCACGCCGAGCAGGTGGGCCAGGGTTGCCTCCGCGTACAGCGACGGCCGCATGATCCACTTGGTGATGGCGATCAGCCAGGGGTAGAAGGGGCTCCAATGACCAGTCCAGATGTGGGCCCAGTCGCGACGGAGATAGGTGTCGGCGATCTCCATGTAGGAGATGCTGTCGGTGTCCATGGCATGGCGAACGGACCAGGCGTGGACTGCGCCCAGGGCCAAAGTGACGATCCATATCGGGATGACGTATGGCCAGCAGCGGGCCCACGATGCTGCGGGCAATGACGGCCTGGTCGGGTTGACGGGATCCGTCATACTCACTCCGCCGCCTCTCCCATGACCTCGTGCGCGGAACGTGGAACCATGCAGACTTTATCGGCCGGACGCCTGAATCACCGCACCTGCCGCAGTCTCGCAACACACGGCCCACTCTCTGGCCGGCAGGCAACCCTCTCGAAAGCATAGTCCGATAATGGATCGCCTCGCGCGAGACAAGACAAGCGTTAAACTGCGGGCCTTCCGATGATCGCCCGGCGGCCGGCGCCTTCGGGCTTGCCGTCCAAGGTCCGTTAACTCAAGTCGGCGATCGCCCTTTCCGACAGACTACGCACGCTTGCTGCGCGCGCTGCATGGCCGGGCCGAGGATCACTCGGGAAACGTCGTTTGCGGCACCAAGTGCACCGCGGAACCATGATGTCAGTCGGTACCGTTGCCAATGTCACCCTGTTCGATCCGGCTCGCGGAGCGCCCTCCGTGATCAGGAGCGAGCAGCTCGAAAGCGGGATTCGAAGCCACCGCGCCTGGGATGCTCGAAGTCGCTACTATCATCAACAGCTGCACCGCCTCTTCCAGACGCATATCCCTCCCGGATCGCGTGTTCTCGAGATTGGCTGCGGTATCGGTGACCTCCTGGCCGACCTGAGGCCGGCATGCGGTGTGGGCGTCGAGTTCTCTCCGGTGCTGGTCGATTGTGCCCGCAGGGCCCATCCCGAGCTCGACTTTTGTCTCGCATCTGAGGATCGGCTCGAGTTCTCCGAGCAATTCGACTACATCGTCCTGGCGAACTCCATCGGATCGCTTAAGGATATCCAGTCCGTGCTGGGCCGGCTCCGATCGGCATGCGGTCCTCACACCCGGCTCGTCATCGCCTACTTCAACGCCCTCTGGGAGCCGATCCTCAACCTTGCGACTCTCCTCGGTCTCCGCCGGAAAGCCAAGGGGCTCAACTGGCTGTCGGTTCAGGATGTCCGCAACCTGTGCGGACTCAGCGGTTTCGATATCACTCGCGAAACGACCGAGATCCTGATCCCCAAGGGAATCCCGCTCCTCTCGACACTGGTCAATCGCGTCCTGGCACGGCTGTGGCCACTGACCTGTGTGAATCTGGTAACGGTGTTTGTCGCCCGCGCGGTGATGCCGCCGGAACACGCCGACCGGTTGACCGTCAGCGTGATCATTCCAACCCGCGACGAGCGCGGCAATATCCGCGACGCCGTAGAGCGAACTCCCGACATGGGTGCGCACACCGAACTGATCTTCGTCGACGGCGGCAGCACCGATGGAACGGTCGCGGAAATCGAGACCCTGCGGGCCGGCCATCCCGACCGAGACATCAAGCTGATCTATCAGGGCTCAGGGCGCGGCAAAGGGGACGCGGTCCGCAAAGGCTTCGCCGCCGCCCGCGGCGACGTCCTCATGATTCTCGACTCCGATCTGACCGTCGCCCCGGAAGACATGCCCAAGTTCTTCGAGGTCATCGCCTCCGGCCAGGCCGAGTTCGTCAATGGCAGCCGGCTCGTCTATCCGATGGAAGCCCAGGCCATGCGCTTCCTCAACAAGTGCGCGAACCGCTTCTTCGGCATCCTGTTCTCGTGGCTGCTGAACCTGCGTATCCGCGACACCCTCTGCGGGAGCAAAGCCCTTCTGCGACGCAACTACCAGACCATCGCCCGCAACCGCCACTATTTCGGCGAGTTCGATCCCTTCGGTGATTTCGACCTGATCTTCGGAGCAACCAAGGCGGGCCTGAAGTTCATCGAAGTGCCGGTACGTTACGGAGCACGGCGCTACGGCCAGATCAAGATCCGTCGGTTTCGCGACGGTTTTCTGCTCCTGAGGATGAGCCTGGTGGCCCTCAGGAAACTCAAGATGTACTGAACTGATCACCGGCTTTGGACCCCGTCATGGCGTGCACGTGTACAGAGAATCGGTCCTCCGCCGAAGCGCTGCCCGCTCTTGCCTCCGGCCGTCTGTACCTCGACCAGCTTCGCCGACATCGCCGGATGTGGGACGGCAAGCCCGCCGTGCGGGCCCAGTATCGCTACTGGTATCGCCTGGTCACGAGCCAGCTGGCCGACCTGTCACCTTCCATCGAGTTGGGCTGCGGGTGCGGCAACTTCAAGGAATGTCATCCGGAGGTGCTGGCCACTGATGCTATACCCACGCCATGGTGCGATCGCGTGGTCGACGCCTGCCGCATGCCCTTCGAGGATGATTCGGTCGGCAATCTGGTGATGTTCGACGTCCTGCATCACATCCCCGAACCGCTCCGGGTTTTCATGGAAGCGTCGCGCTTGCTGCGGCCCGGCGGACGAATCATTGTCGTCGAACCGCTCCTGACCGCCTGGTCGCGCATCGTCTACCGTTGCCATCATGAGGCCATCGATGAGACCGGCGATCTGTTCAACGTGCCCACCCCACCCCCCTCGTCTGCCGACTACGCAAACACCGCAACGGCCACCCTTCTCTTCCACAGACACCGCAAGGCCTTTCTGCAACGCGTCCCACGACTCCGCTGGGTCTTTGACCAGGAGTTCTCCTGCCTGGCCTATCCCCTGACCGGAGGTTTCCAGCCGTTCTGCCTCATCCCGGCATTTGCGGTGAACACCCTGAGCCGAGCCGAGGATTTTGTGATCTCGCGCTGGCGCTGCCGCTTCCTGGCACTCCGAACCTTGATCGTGCTGGAGAAGCGGGAATGAAGCCACCCACGGCGGACAGCGACCCGAGTCTTACTGCACCTTCAGCGCTTTCAAGCCAGAAACGCTGTTCCGCGAGGACCGCGACCCGGCGGCGATCCCAGAAGCTGTAATCCATTTCCGCACATGATCTTAGGAGGAAACGAATCCCCCCCGACCAAGGGATGTCGTCCGGCCGCAGGCCTCCCCGCCCGCAAACATTGCCCTCCCCGACGGAAAGCGGTATAGCCATGGACAAGCCCTGTTCAAGGAGGAACACCCGTGGCTCAACGATCGTTCAAGGCACTTGCCGTCGCGCTCATCATTCTGAATGGTCTGGGACTGCTCTGGATCCGGCACGAGCTGCTCGGGCGCGGCTCCGGCCGGGCCCGGATCCTGTCCGCTCTGCCCGGACGGGACGTGGCCAAGGCCGACCGGCTCAGTCTGGTTTTCGATGAGCCCATCGCGGTGGCCGCGCTCCTCGGGCAACGACTCGAGCGGCAGCCGTTCGCGATCTCGCCACCGGTCGCCGGGCACTGGACGTGGTCACAGCCGGACCGGCTCGACTTCGTGCTGGATAAACCTCTGGCACCCGGTCGGGTGTTCAAGGTCAAGGCGGCGAGCGACCTGGAGAGCCAGATCGGCCGCCGGATCATCGGACCGACAGAATTCCGCTACGAGACCGGGGCACTCGTGGTCACCTCCTGCGACTTCTACAGCGCGGACAAGGACAGTGTCTCGCTGCAGCTGACTTTCAACCAGCCGGTGAATCCGAAAGACCTGGCCAGGTACCTGCAGCTCAAGCCGGTCGGCAGTCTGAATCCGTACGCGGCGAGGTCGGAACTGCCCGGCGCGCCTGGCGAGGCGATGAAGCTGACCATGCTCACTCGCGAGACCACCGATCGGATCATCGTGCGCTGCCCGCGCTCGCGAATGGACAAGATCGAGGCATCGGTGAGAGCGGGATTGACCGGCTCAGGAGGGGAGTTGCCGCTGGCCGCGAACTTCACCCGCCAAGTCGATATTCCTGCCGTCTTCGCTCTCATGCGGGCAGAGGCTGGCACACCCACGCTGGACAATGCACCCAGCGTGCGGCTCGATTTCTCCTCGCCGCTGGCCCGGCGCCAGCCGACGCCCAAAGTCCACCTCGAACCACCAGTCCCCGACCTGCGGGCGAGAATCAACTCCTATGGCGGAGGGATGCTGCTGACCGGTTCATTCCAGTGCGGCACACCATACCGGGTCACGGTTGGCGCCGAGGCTCAATCTGAGAACGGCCTCCAACTCGGCCACAACCAGACGGTCTCATTCCAGATCCCCGAGTATGAACCCGGCGTGGTCTTCGCAAGAACACGCGGCATTCTGGCCCCCGGCGGCAACCTGGAACTCGATCTCGAAGCGGTCAATGCCGCAAATCTCGACATTGCCGTCACCCGTGTCTACCAGAACAACCTCGTGAGCCACGCCCGCGGCGACAACCGGGACGCGACCTCCAAGAGCGTGGCCCGTAAGACGCTCGCCCTTCAACTCGAACGTAACAAGCCCACCAAGCTGGCCCTGGAACTCCGGGCCCTCATCGACGGATGGCCGGGTGTATACTGGATCTCGGCCACCGTCAAGGAACGCGCCTGGTCACATGCGTCCAGCATCGTGGCGATCAGCGACTTGGGATTGACCCGCAAACGGGACCGTGACGGCTACCTCGTCTGGGTCACTTCGCTTCAGACCGCTCGGCCGGTGCCCGGGGCCGAGATCGCGGCCATGACCTACAACAACCAGGTGCTGGCCACGGCCACGACCGGCCCCGACGGTCTCGCTCGACTATCCATCAAGGAGAATCACCCCGACGGACAACCCTGGCTGCTCACCGCCCGACTCGGCGATGACCTCAACTTCATGACCCAGGATGACCATGACTGGCTGCTCGAGCAGGCCGATACCAGCGGGCGCGAATACCCGGTCAACTACGACGTCATGATGTACACCGAGCGAGGCGTCTACCGGCCGGGCCAGACCGTCCACCTTACCGGCCTGGTTCGTGACGAATCCGGCCAGATACCGCCACCGTTTCCCCTCGATGTCACCGTCAAACGCATCGATGGCAAGGTTGTCAAGGTGCTCAGGGTGACTCCCGACCCGCAGAAGCAGGGCTTCTTCCAAGTGGACTTCGTCACCCGAGATGACGGCATGCTCGGCAGGCACACGTTCACGGCCACCTTGCCGGGAGCCGCCAAGGCCCTGGGGCAGGCCGACACCATTGTCGCAGACTTCGCCCCGGTCCGGATGGAGGTCACCGCCCGACCATCCAAAGAGACCTTCCTCGCTAATGACGTGCCCACCATCGAGGCCCGGGCCCGCTACTTGTTCGGCCAGCCGGCCTCCGGTCTGCCGATCACCACATCCGGCGAATACCGCCGCGTATCATTCCGGTCCAAGAGTATGCCCGATTACACGTTCACCGACCCGAACGAGGGCAGAGAGATGCGAGCCCGCGAGATCGAGGCCCATCTCGACAAGGAGGGACAAGCCAGAATCGAAGTGCCCCTCTCACGCCGGAAACCCGTTGCGGCCACGTCACCCGCGATTTCGCCGCCCGCCGATCCAGGCGACACGGCAGCCGGTGACCCCGCAGAGGACAGGGAGACCGAGCCATCCGACGGTGACGGGGGTGACTCCACAGATCCTGATACCGAAGACAAGTCCGACAGCGAGGGAGGGGATCAGGCCGGGCCAGGCTTGATCGCCGGCCTGTGGGAAGGCTCCTTCGCCGTGACCGTCACTGAACCCGGGAGCCGCTCCGTTTCCGAGCACGTCACCCTGCGGCTCAACACGGTCAACCGGCACCTCGGCCTCAAGCTGCCCGGCAAGCTGGTGCCGACCGGCAGGCCGGTTCCGGTCAGCTACGTTCTGATGACCGGCGACGACAAGCCCGCCGAGCCTGCCCCTCTCCGCTTCACGCTCCATCGCATCGAGCGCGACTACGCCCTGAAGATTGTCAATCACCGGACTGTCTGGCAAACGACCGAGCATCTCATCCAGGTAGCCGAGGGCGAGATCGACCCGTCCAAGGGTGAGCCGAACGACTCGAGCTTCTCGATCACCTGCGCGTCGCCAGATCCCCACCGGCTCATCGTCGTCGACAGCCGCTCAGGTTCCACCACGCGGCTCGATTTCCACGCCACCGATAGCGCCTCCGCGGATCAAGTCATCACCAACGCCAACCCCGAGCAGCTCGATATCGTGCTCGATCGGCCCGACTACACGCCCGGCAGCGAGGCCCGGATCCTGGTCAAGAGCCCGTTCACCGGAACAATGCTCATCACCCTCGAAACCGACCGCGTTGTCCGCCAGCAGGTCATGACCATGGCCAGCCCGAGGGCAGAAATCCGCTGGCAGATCCCGACCGACGTGCGCGGAGGAGCCTTCGTGACCGCCACGGTCATTCGACCGATCGATCCGTTCCGAGCGCAATGGCTCCCCCACCGGGCGATGGGCATGGCCCGACTACTCACCGACCACCAGAT of Phycisphaerae bacterium contains these proteins:
- a CDS encoding class I SAM-dependent methyltransferase produces the protein MACTCTENRSSAEALPALASGRLYLDQLRRHRRMWDGKPAVRAQYRYWYRLVTSQLADLSPSIELGCGCGNFKECHPEVLATDAIPTPWCDRVVDACRMPFEDDSVGNLVMFDVLHHIPEPLRVFMEASRLLRPGGRIIVVEPLLTAWSRIVYRCHHEAIDETGDLFNVPTPPPSSADYANTATATLLFHRHRKAFLQRVPRLRWVFDQEFSCLAYPLTGGFQPFCLIPAFAVNTLSRAEDFVISRWRCRFLALRTLIVLEKRE
- a CDS encoding glycosyltransferase, with the translated sequence MSVGTVANVTLFDPARGAPSVIRSEQLESGIRSHRAWDARSRYYHQQLHRLFQTHIPPGSRVLEIGCGIGDLLADLRPACGVGVEFSPVLVDCARRAHPELDFCLASEDRLEFSEQFDYIVLANSIGSLKDIQSVLGRLRSACGPHTRLVIAYFNALWEPILNLATLLGLRRKAKGLNWLSVQDVRNLCGLSGFDITRETTEILIPKGIPLLSTLVNRVLARLWPLTCVNLVTVFVARAVMPPEHADRLTVSVIIPTRDERGNIRDAVERTPDMGAHTELIFVDGGSTDGTVAEIETLRAGHPDRDIKLIYQGSGRGKGDAVRKGFAAARGDVLMILDSDLTVAPEDMPKFFEVIASGQAEFVNGSRLVYPMEAQAMRFLNKCANRFFGILFSWLLNLRIRDTLCGSKALLRRNYQTIARNRHYFGEFDPFGDFDLIFGATKAGLKFIEVPVRYGARRYGQIKIRRFRDGFLLLRMSLVALRKLKMY
- a CDS encoding uroporphyrinogen decarboxylase family protein: MSSERLTSKQLVQRVLQGLETPRVPTGPLAVHFCAAQAGYTLRQYTTDPRALAGSVIRYHERFRPDAVWLSADTWVSAEAMGARVGAASDDQPFGGMGEPRIRTAADLDRIPAPNVAAQGRYPLMLEALTRIRDTLGDRVFLVACLDQFPFSLACALMGLERVLLMLKDDPRMVEALLERCLEYGLAYGRAISDAGADLLSGGDSPAGLLGPRLYREFALPYERRLIARLKSATGKPVSLHICGDATPILADMAASGADVLEIDHRVDLANACRIVGPDMALWGNLDPVGVLLQASAEQVRQAGRRAVDAVRACGHRRFVLSSGCTLAPGTPSENLHAMLHRIA